A genome region from Manihot esculenta cultivar AM560-2 chromosome 5, M.esculenta_v8, whole genome shotgun sequence includes the following:
- the LOC110614546 gene encoding uncharacterized protein LOC110614546, with the protein MGDPLSLQLFDRPGMALVSVPLIGTNFQSWNRVVRIALGVKMMLEFVKGTVSTPSKDSKGYEKWRRCDFMITSCILNSISKELVDGFIYIASARDLWLEICERFGECNRPMIYKLHRKISPISQENASVSVYFTKLKRFYDELSSMETLPICICGVSRAITEITSRNRLM; encoded by the coding sequence ATGGGAGATCCTCTAAGCTTGCAACTTTTTGATCGTCCAGGTATGGCTTTGGTCTCTGTACCTCTCATAGGAACTAACTTTCAATCTTGGAATAGGGTTGTTAGAATAGCCTTAGGTGTCAAAATGATGTTAGAGTTTGTCAAAGGAACAGTTTCGACACCTAGTAAGGATTCTAAGGGTTACGAAAAGTGGAGAAGATGTGACTTCATGATCACATCTTGCATTCTTAACTCCATCTCCAAAGAGTTGGTGGATGGATTCATCTATATTGCTTCTGCTAGAGACCTCTGGTTAGAGATCTGTGAAAGATTTGGAGAATGCAACAGGCCTATGATATATAAGTTGCATCGAAAAATTTCTCCTATATCTCAAGAGAATGCTTCTGTCTCTGTCTACTTTACTAAGCTAAAGAGATTTTATGATGAGCTTAGCTCaatggaaactctccctatTTGTATCTGTGGGGTTTCTAGAGCGATTACAGAAATAACGAGTAGAAACAGACTTATGTAG